The region GAGGTCACCAGTTCCGACGGTTGGGCGTGGGGGACGGCCGAGGGCACGGTCACGTTGACCGGTCCGGGCACCGACCCGCACGGTCCCGAGGTCGAAGCGCTCGTCGACTACTACCGAGCTGCCGCAGGTGAACACCCGGACTGGGACGAGTACCGCGCGGTGATGGTGTCCGACCGCCGCGTGCTGATGGCGATGACGGTCGAGCGGGTGTACGGCGAAAAGATCCGCTAGCCGCCGGGGTTGGCGGGCGGGGGAGTGCCCGGATTGCGGGCGATGATCTGGCCCAACTGGCCGAGCGCACCGATCAGGTCACCGGGGCCGCT is a window of Mycobacterium sp. 3519A DNA encoding:
- a CDS encoding PPOX class F420-dependent oxidoreductase, which codes for MTAITFDPHTLIAESRLGVLATIKSNGLPQLSPVTPYYDRDAGVIYVSMTEGRAKTANLRRDPRAALEVTSSDGWAWGTAEGTVTLTGPGTDPHGPEVEALVDYYRAAAGEHPDWDEYRAVMVSDRRVLMAMTVERVYGEKIR